A region from the Trueperella pyogenes genome encodes:
- a CDS encoding alpha/beta fold hydrolase: MIAYRRTGPVSDLPLVLLHALPLDSTMWDAVRSELTDIDILTFDAPGFGRTELSAQFTAGEPNTSTFVAAIKTRLDELGITRIALGGLSMGGSVAADFTATHPDLVAGLALMDTNITSDDADRKAFRRNVAAHADEGRGYEMVKDWTTTMVGPDAPQAIRDSLDARLRALPNEGLAWIQRAMANRVDRSDAVALVDGPVYFIRGTEDPTASLEGYMRLALRTAQPHIREIEGVGHFAADEKPAELANILRDFYATCGQVEGDGSAFELDLRYGGHAGGVVHDKSGAHGDESR; this comes from the coding sequence ATGATTGCTTACCGTAGAACTGGCCCAGTATCTGACCTTCCACTTGTGCTTCTGCACGCGTTGCCGCTGGATTCGACGATGTGGGACGCCGTGCGTAGCGAGCTAACTGACATCGATATCCTCACATTCGATGCCCCCGGCTTTGGGCGAACCGAGCTGAGCGCGCAGTTTACTGCGGGTGAGCCGAACACGAGCACGTTCGTGGCGGCGATCAAGACTCGCCTCGACGAACTCGGCATTACGCGCATCGCACTAGGCGGACTGTCGATGGGCGGCTCAGTTGCGGCAGACTTCACAGCCACGCACCCTGATCTCGTGGCGGGGTTGGCGCTCATGGACACGAACATTACCTCCGACGACGCCGACCGGAAGGCTTTCCGGCGCAACGTGGCAGCCCACGCCGACGAGGGGCGTGGCTATGAGATGGTCAAAGACTGGACGACGACGATGGTCGGTCCGGACGCCCCACAGGCGATTCGCGACTCGCTCGATGCGCGCTTGCGCGCACTGCCCAACGAGGGCCTCGCCTGGATTCAGCGTGCGATGGCCAACCGGGTGGACCGCTCGGACGCCGTCGCGCTGGTAGATGGCCCGGTGTATTTCATCCGCGGCACGGAGGACCCAACCGCCTCGTTAGAGGGCTACATGAGGCTTGCGCTGCGCACCGCCCAGCCACATATCAGGGAGATCGAGGGCGTAGGCCACTTCGCCGCGGACGAGAAGCCTGCCGAGCTGGCCAATATCTTGCGCGATTTCTACGCCACGTGTGGGCAGGTAGAAGGCGACGGTAGCGCCTTTGAGCTGGACCTACGGTATGGTGGTCACGCTGGTGGGGTTGTGCACGACAAGAGCGGAGCCCACGGCGATGAGTCGCGGTAG
- a CDS encoding ATP/GTP-binding protein — MNYTHVETADNGMEFKVHKIRAAAKEYLCPGCHGAIRVGEAHVVAWTEDSWFGAQAGQEARRHWHTACWRAKGRHALGTWW; from the coding sequence ATGAACTACACGCACGTCGAGACTGCGGACAACGGCATGGAGTTCAAGGTTCACAAGATCCGTGCCGCCGCCAAGGAGTACCTCTGCCCAGGGTGTCATGGGGCCATCCGCGTCGGTGAAGCACACGTGGTGGCGTGGACGGAGGACAGCTGGTTCGGCGCCCAGGCTGGTCAGGAGGCCCGTAGACATTGGCACACGGCCTGCTGGAGGGCAAAAGGCCGCCATGCGTTGGGCACGTGGTGGTAG
- a CDS encoding endonuclease NucS domain-containing protein — MRREYPTAIGPVDLLVTDSEGRHIAVEVKRRGGVDGVEQLTRYLSLLERDSTLRPIRGIFAAQEIKPQARVLAEDRGIECIVLDYDAMRGVDRPEDRLF; from the coding sequence GTGCGCCGCGAATACCCAACCGCCATCGGCCCGGTGGATCTCTTGGTCACCGATTCGGAAGGCCGGCACATCGCTGTCGAGGTCAAACGGCGCGGGGGAGTGGACGGCGTCGAGCAGCTTACGCGCTACCTCAGCCTGTTGGAGAGGGATTCCACCTTGCGCCCGATCCGGGGCATCTTCGCCGCCCAAGAGATCAAACCGCAGGCTCGGGTGCTGGCAGAAGACCGCGGTATCGAATGCATAGTGCTCGACTACGACGCGATGCGTGGCGTGGATCGGCCGGAGGATCGGCTGTTCTGA